A single region of the Ziziphus jujuba cultivar Dongzao chromosome 10, ASM3175591v1 genome encodes:
- the LOC107412375 gene encoding subtilisin-like protease SBT3, producing MGLKQILISLPRIIFFLACIFLSFLQTTLVSAERETYIVHMDKSFKPESHPTHHHWYSSIVDSLNNGNDPSSSSLLYTYDNAIHGFSARLSPEEVENLKKSPGFVSAYRDRAVEAHTTHSTDFLSLNPTTGLWPASDYGEDIIIGVIDSGVWPESKSFKDHGMTNKIPAKWKGTCEEAGQEFDSSMCNFKLIGARYFNKGAAADPNITISMNSARDTYGHGTHTASTAAGNYVEDVSYFGYAKGTARGVAPRSRVAIYKVLWDKGAGANSDILAGIDQALADGVDVISISISINYKGMPPPLHEDPIAQASFSAMQKGVFFSSSAGNDGPHLGTVKNDVPWVLTVAAGAMDRSYGGTLILGNGQTLVGWTHFPANAIVENLTLIYNKNFSSCSSTKLLLDFSPQGIIICDETWPVIDQIQQVTAAQLPGAIFVSNSSVQLFELGKISCPGVVISPKDGYPVIEYAQSSEKPLVSIKFQQTFLGTQPAPVASNYSSRGPSLKIPNILKPDLMAPGTRILAAYVPTSPAGFIGSKVGLSSNYDLQSGTSMACPHAAGVAAMLKSVHPEWSPAAIRSAMMTTANPLDNTQNPIRDNGNRLEFASPLAIGSGHIDPNRALDPGLVYDATPQDYVNLLCSMNFTKNHILAITRTEAYNCSNPSSGLNYPSFIALYNGQTISSTQKFDRIVTNVGDGAATYKASVIAPAGSEVVVSPDSLVFGKKYEKQRYSLTIKYGSNKQGKESFGEIV from the coding sequence ATGGGGCTCAAACAAATTCTTATTTCTCTTCCACGCATTATCTTCTTTCTTGCATGCATTTTCTTGAGTTTTCTACAGACTACTTTAGTTTCAGCAGAAAGGGAAACTTATATTGTTCATATGGACAAGTCTTTCAAGCCAGAGTCCCACCCTACCCACCACCACTGGTACTCCTCCATTGTTGACTCTCTCAACAATGGCAATGATCCTTCCTCATCATCACTTCTATACACTTATGACAATGCTATTCATGGCTTCAGTGCAAGATTATCTCCTGAAGAAGTGGAGAATCTAAAGAAATCCCCAGGATTTGTCTCAGCTTACAGGGACAGGGCTGTCGAGGCCCACACAACCCACAGCACTGACTTTCTATCCCTCAACCCCACCACTGGTCTATGGCCTGCTTCCGACTACGGCGAAGATATCATCATTGGTGTCATCGACTCAGGAGTCTGGCCAGAGAGTAAGAGCTTCAAAGACCATGGAATGACAAATAAAATCCCGGCTAAATGGAAAGGAACTTGTGAGGAAGCTGGACAAGAATTCGATTCCTCCATGTGCAACTTCAAGCTAATAGGAGCTAGATACTTCAACAAGGGTGCTGCAGCAGATCCTAATATCACCATTTCAATGAACTCTGCTAGGGACACATACGGGCATGGAACCCACACAGCTTCCACGGCTGCTGGGAACTATGTTGAGGATGTTTCTTATTTTGGCTATGCTAAGGGGACTGCCAGAGGTGTTGCCCCGCGCTCGAGGGTGGCCATTTACAAGGTCTTATGGGATAAAGGTGCGGGAGCTAACAGTGATATTCTGGCAGGCATAGATCAAGCTCTTGCTGATGGAGTGGACGtcatttcaatttcaatctCAATCAACTACAAGGGTATGCCACCACCACTGCATGAGGATCCCATAGCACAAGCTTCTTTCTCTGCCATGCAGAAGggtgtgtttttttcttcttcagcgGGAAATGATGGTCCACATCTTGGCACTGTGAAAAATGATGTTCCTTGGGTCTTGACTGTTGCAGCAGGGGCAATGGACCGTTCTTATGGTGGGACACTCATCTTGGGAAATGGACAAACACTTGTTGGGTGGACCCATTTCCCAGCAAATGCCATCGTGGAAAATTTGACCTTGATATATAACAAAAACTTTTCATCATGCAGTTCCACCAAATTGTTATTGGATTTTTCCCCTCAGGGAATCATCATTTGTGATGAAACCTGGCCGGTTATTGATCAAATCCAACAAGTCACTGCAGCACAATTACCTGGAGCCATTTTCGTCTCAAACTCTAGTGTACAATTATTTGAGTTGGGAAAAATTTCATGTCCAGGCGTTGTGATAAGTCCCAAAGATGGATACCCTGTGATCGAATATGCACAAAGTAGTGAAAAACCTTTGGTGAGCATCAAGTTCCAGCAGACCTTTCTTGGGACACAACCTGCACCAGTAGCCTCTAACTACAGTTCCAGAGGTCCTTCACTAAAGATCCCAAACATCTTAAAGCCGGACTTAATGGCACCAGGGACTCGAATTTTGGCTGCCTATGTTCCAACTAGCCCAGCAGGTTTCATTGGGTCAAAGGTGGGTTTATCAAGCAACTACGATTTACAATCAGGGACATCAATGGCTTGTCCTCATGCCGCTGGTGTGGCAGCGATGTTGAAAAGTGTACACCCGGAATGGAGTCCAGCTGCAATCAGATCTGCCATGATGACCACAGCCAACCCATTAGACAATACTCAAAACCCAATTCGAGATAATGGCAATCGTTTGGAATTCGCTTCACCTTTAGCTATCGGATCAGGTCACATTGATCCTAACAGAGCACTCGACCCAGGTTTGGTATACGATGCTACTCCACAAGACTATGTGAATCTGCTTTGCTCCATGAATTTTACCAAAAATCACATCTTAGCCATCACTAGAACAGAAGCCTATAATTGCTCCAACCCATCTTCTGGTCTGAATTATCCATCGTTTATTGCTCTATATAATGGCCAAACAATATCAAGCACTCAGAAGTTTGATAGAATTGTAACGAATGTGGGAGATGGTGCTGCAACGTACAAGGCTTCTGTGATAGCTCCGGCAGGTTCTGAAGTTGTTGTGTCACCTGACTCATTGGTCTTTGGAAAGAAGTATGAGAAACAAAGATACAGTCTCACAATAAAATATGGAAGTAATAAGCAAGGAAAAGAATCATTTGGAGAAATTGTTTGA